In Arthrobacter sp. QXT-31, one genomic interval encodes:
- a CDS encoding phosphogluconate dehydrogenase C-terminal domain-containing protein: MSAEQLTVAVIGAGGKMGMRVSRNLQKSSHTVFYSENSPAGQERVRAEGREITATDDAVKGADVVILAVPDTVLGVVSEGVVPQMKSGAILLTLDPAAAYAGLLAQREDVVQAVAHPCHPSVFLERTTKEEWADTFGGAGAPQNVVAAIDEDATEATKAAAEATIRTIYAPVIDVHWVTVKQLAILEPTLVETVACMIGTLLNEALHETVHTAGVPEEAAKAMLFGHVQIALTNALRGSNPFSEACEIAIQYGKDTIIKDDWKKIFDDSELDSVIAKMLKLDAVKR; encoded by the coding sequence ATGTCTGCAGAACAGTTGACCGTCGCCGTCATCGGAGCCGGAGGCAAGATGGGGATGCGCGTTTCCCGCAACCTCCAGAAGTCCAGCCACACCGTGTTCTACTCCGAGAACTCACCCGCCGGCCAGGAGCGCGTCCGCGCCGAAGGCCGTGAAATCACCGCCACCGACGACGCTGTCAAGGGCGCCGACGTCGTGATCCTCGCCGTTCCGGACACCGTCCTGGGCGTCGTGTCCGAGGGCGTCGTCCCGCAGATGAAGTCCGGCGCCATCCTGCTCACCCTGGACCCGGCCGCCGCCTACGCCGGCCTGCTCGCCCAGCGCGAGGACGTCGTCCAGGCCGTGGCCCACCCCTGCCACCCGTCCGTGTTCCTGGAGCGCACCACCAAGGAAGAATGGGCCGACACCTTCGGCGGCGCCGGCGCCCCGCAGAACGTCGTCGCCGCGATCGACGAGGACGCCACGGAGGCCACGAAGGCTGCCGCCGAGGCCACCATCCGCACCATCTACGCCCCCGTCATCGACGTCCACTGGGTCACCGTGAAGCAGCTGGCCATCCTCGAGCCCACCCTCGTGGAGACCGTGGCCTGCATGATCGGCACCCTGCTCAACGAAGCACTGCACGAGACCGTCCACACCGCCGGCGTGCCCGAGGAAGCTGCCAAGGCCATGCTGTTCGGCCACGTGCAGATCGCCCTCACCAACGCGCTGCGCGGCTCCAACCCGTTCTCCGAGGCCTGCGAAATCGCCATCCAGTACGGCAAGGACACCATCATCAAGGACGACTGGAAGAAGATCTTCGACGACTCCGAACTCGACAGCGTCATCGCCAAGATGCTCAAGCTCGACGCCGTCAAGCGCTAA
- a CDS encoding iron-containing alcohol dehydrogenase has product MSCAHAAGIRPATFGVLRLPRNIVVGAQQRFAIADIAADLGDTVLICTDPRLAASDELRALVTSLESRRLSVRVYGETEAELPTPGIMACVDELKGHKVDVVIGFGGGSCMDMAKVVSVLLTHGGQPSDYYGEFAVPGPVKPVIALPTTAGTGSEATAIAVVSDPALGMKMGISSPHIIPFAAVCDPELTYTCPPSLTAATGADTFVHLVESFTAVTREPTRTLANERVFVGKNVLTDSLALDGIRLLGRSLATAYKDPDNTDARADMMLAALYGGIVLSNAGTAAAHAIQYPVGALTHTPHGVGVGLLLPYVVRHNFRAIEPQLAQVADALGRDIKGMDTRSAAIAGVEAIDEIIATIELPATLQDLGVQEGDLGQIARLSLNSKRLIDNNPVPLDLESVTAIVQAAYAGDRTIA; this is encoded by the coding sequence ATGTCGTGTGCGCATGCAGCGGGCATCCGTCCCGCAACCTTCGGCGTCCTGCGCTTGCCGCGGAACATCGTCGTCGGTGCCCAGCAGCGATTTGCTATCGCCGATATCGCAGCCGATCTCGGCGACACCGTCCTCATCTGCACTGACCCCCGCCTGGCCGCCTCCGACGAACTGCGGGCCCTGGTCACAAGTCTTGAAAGCCGGCGGCTGTCCGTCCGCGTCTATGGAGAAACCGAGGCCGAACTGCCCACGCCCGGCATCATGGCCTGCGTCGACGAGCTCAAGGGACACAAGGTCGACGTCGTCATCGGCTTCGGCGGCGGCAGCTGCATGGACATGGCCAAAGTGGTCTCGGTGCTGCTGACCCATGGCGGCCAGCCCAGCGACTACTACGGCGAGTTCGCCGTTCCCGGCCCCGTCAAGCCCGTCATCGCCCTGCCCACCACGGCCGGCACCGGCTCGGAAGCGACGGCGATCGCCGTGGTTTCCGACCCCGCCCTCGGCATGAAGATGGGCATCTCCAGCCCCCACATCATCCCCTTCGCCGCGGTCTGCGACCCTGAACTGACCTACACCTGCCCGCCGTCACTGACCGCGGCCACCGGCGCCGACACCTTCGTCCACCTGGTCGAGTCGTTTACCGCGGTAACCCGGGAACCAACCCGCACGCTCGCGAACGAGCGCGTGTTCGTAGGCAAGAATGTCCTGACAGACTCCCTCGCGCTGGACGGGATCCGGCTCCTGGGCCGGAGCCTGGCCACCGCGTACAAGGACCCGGACAACACCGATGCCCGTGCAGACATGATGCTGGCCGCACTCTACGGCGGCATAGTGCTCAGCAACGCCGGAACGGCAGCGGCACACGCGATCCAGTACCCCGTCGGGGCGCTGACCCACACGCCGCACGGCGTGGGCGTCGGCCTGCTGCTCCCTTATGTCGTGCGCCACAACTTCCGCGCGATCGAACCGCAGCTGGCACAGGTTGCCGATGCGCTTGGACGCGACATCAAGGGCATGGACACCCGAAGCGCGGCCATCGCCGGCGTTGAGGCCATCGACGAAATCATCGCCACCATCGAACTGCCTGCCACGCTTCAGGACCTCGGGGTACAGGAGGGCGACCTTGGCCAGATTGCCAGGCTGTCGCTGAACTCCAAGCGGCTCATTGACAACAACCCGGTGCCGCTCGACCTCGAGTCCGTTACCGCCATCGTGCAGGCCGCGTACGCCGGCGACCGCACCATCGCCTGA
- a CDS encoding NAD-dependent succinate-semialdehyde dehydrogenase, translated as MTLLSAHEPLDIDELAVPRQLLIDGSWRNAAGSRTVDVANPSDGTVITAIADADVEDGLAAVDAAAAAFPDWAATPPRRRAEILSRCFELMTERSEQLAHLISLENGKALPDARGEVAYAAEFFRWYAEEAVRIIGDVSISPSGANRILVQHQPIGVCVLITPWNFPAAMATRKLAPALAAGCTAVLKPATLTPLTSLAIAQLMVDAGVPAGVVNVITTARTGDVMTPILADPRVRKLSFTGSTGVGRHLLRQAADNVLKCSMELGGNAPFLVFEDADLDKAIDGVMIAKMRNGGQACTAANRIYVQRGIQAEFASRLASRMAALAVGPGTDPSTEVGPLVDEASVLKVDALVRDALDQGARLLTGGQLPEGNGYYYPPTVVTNVPLHARMVSEEIFGPVASVIGFDTEDEVIAAANDSEYGLAAYVFTEDLRRGLRVSERIESGMVALNRGLVSDPAAPFGGVKQSGLGREGAHQGLLDFTETKYIAVDW; from the coding sequence ATGACACTTCTCTCCGCCCACGAACCCCTCGACATCGACGAGCTGGCGGTCCCCCGCCAGCTGCTCATCGACGGCAGCTGGCGTAACGCCGCCGGCAGCCGCACCGTCGACGTCGCCAATCCTTCCGACGGGACCGTCATCACCGCCATCGCGGATGCCGACGTCGAGGACGGCCTGGCCGCCGTCGATGCTGCCGCAGCCGCCTTCCCGGATTGGGCTGCCACACCGCCCCGGCGCCGCGCCGAAATCCTCAGCCGCTGCTTCGAGCTGATGACCGAGCGCAGCGAGCAGCTGGCGCACCTCATCTCCCTGGAAAACGGCAAGGCGCTGCCTGACGCCCGCGGGGAGGTGGCATACGCCGCCGAGTTCTTCCGCTGGTACGCCGAGGAGGCAGTCCGGATCATCGGAGATGTTTCCATCTCGCCGTCCGGGGCGAACCGCATCCTGGTGCAGCACCAGCCGATCGGCGTGTGCGTGCTGATCACTCCGTGGAACTTCCCCGCCGCCATGGCTACCCGCAAGCTGGCACCGGCGCTTGCCGCCGGCTGCACTGCCGTGCTCAAGCCGGCCACCCTGACGCCCCTGACCTCGCTGGCCATCGCCCAACTGATGGTCGACGCCGGGGTCCCGGCCGGCGTCGTCAACGTGATCACCACCGCCAGGACGGGCGACGTCATGACACCGATCCTGGCAGACCCCCGCGTCCGAAAGCTCTCGTTCACCGGTTCCACCGGCGTCGGACGGCACCTGCTGCGCCAGGCGGCCGACAACGTGCTCAAATGCTCCATGGAACTGGGCGGCAACGCACCTTTCCTGGTGTTCGAGGACGCTGACCTGGACAAGGCGATCGACGGCGTCATGATCGCCAAGATGCGCAACGGCGGCCAGGCCTGCACGGCAGCCAACAGGATCTACGTCCAGCGCGGAATCCAGGCGGAGTTCGCGAGCCGCCTCGCGAGCCGCATGGCAGCCCTGGCAGTCGGACCGGGCACAGACCCCTCCACCGAGGTGGGGCCCCTGGTGGACGAGGCCAGTGTCCTGAAGGTTGACGCCCTGGTGCGCGATGCTCTCGACCAGGGTGCGCGCCTCCTCACCGGCGGGCAGTTGCCCGAAGGGAACGGCTACTACTACCCGCCCACTGTGGTGACGAATGTGCCGCTGCATGCACGCATGGTGAGCGAGGAAATTTTCGGACCTGTGGCGTCGGTCATCGGCTTTGATACCGAAGACGAAGTCATCGCGGCCGCCAATGACTCCGAATACGGCCTGGCTGCCTACGTGTTCACCGAAGACCTGCGCCGGGGGCTGCGGGTGTCCGAGCGCATCGAAAGCGGCATGGTGGCCCTGAACCGGGGACTCGTTTCGGACCCGGCTGCGCCCTTCGGCGGAGTCAAGCAAAGCGGCCTGGGACGCGAAGGAGCCCACCAGGGCCTGCTGGACTTCACCGAAACCAAGTACATCGCCGTCGACTGGTGA
- a CDS encoding MFS transporter, protein MTLSASKTGNANRVPWRVSIASFAGTTIEWYDYYIFGLLAATGVFSRLYFPEQDPATGLLLAFLTYAVGFVARPFGGMFAGHYGDKIGRKPMLVLSLLLMGFATLAMGLLPAYAQIGVWAPILLTVLRLMQGFGAGAEWAGAAIISTEHAPEGRRGFFGSFTQMGVPAGMLLANASVLAVKGSVPADVFDAWAWRIPFLLSVLLIVVGLVVRAKLEDSEDFKDLIAKKQTAHNPLGEALKKETKGVWLVVGMRLAENSAFYLYTTFSVVYIMRTFGPERANQGSMSVLIASAIGVIAVPLWAALSDRIGRKPLYLFGSIGGLLFFPLYFVMTDTGSALLATLAIIIGLAVFHNSMYGPQAAFFAELFSTKLRYSGASMGYQFGSVLAGGIAPLVAVALLNAGNGEPGWVILYFSVIGVITVVSAILAPETVKRVRGRLEAAERMDSVAAEDAADKAGVR, encoded by the coding sequence ATGACGCTCTCTGCATCCAAGACAGGCAACGCAAACCGTGTGCCTTGGCGCGTGTCAATTGCCAGCTTCGCCGGCACCACCATCGAGTGGTACGACTACTACATCTTCGGCCTCCTGGCAGCCACCGGCGTCTTCAGCCGGCTTTACTTCCCCGAACAGGACCCCGCCACCGGGCTTCTGCTCGCGTTCCTCACCTACGCGGTCGGGTTCGTGGCACGGCCTTTCGGCGGCATGTTCGCCGGACATTACGGGGACAAGATCGGCCGCAAGCCGATGCTGGTGCTCTCGCTGCTGCTGATGGGCTTCGCGACCCTGGCCATGGGCCTGCTCCCCGCCTACGCACAGATCGGTGTCTGGGCCCCCATCCTGCTGACCGTCCTGCGTCTGATGCAGGGCTTCGGCGCCGGTGCCGAATGGGCAGGCGCAGCAATCATCTCCACTGAACACGCTCCGGAAGGCCGCCGCGGATTCTTCGGCAGCTTCACCCAGATGGGCGTCCCGGCGGGCATGCTGCTCGCCAACGCTTCAGTCCTCGCCGTCAAGGGCAGCGTTCCGGCTGACGTCTTCGACGCCTGGGCCTGGCGTATTCCGTTCCTGCTGAGCGTGCTTCTGATCGTTGTGGGCCTGGTGGTGCGGGCGAAGCTCGAGGACTCCGAGGATTTCAAGGACCTGATTGCGAAGAAGCAGACCGCCCACAACCCGCTGGGCGAGGCGCTGAAGAAGGAGACCAAGGGCGTTTGGCTGGTGGTCGGCATGCGCCTGGCCGAAAACTCCGCCTTCTACCTGTACACCACCTTCTCCGTCGTCTACATCATGCGGACCTTCGGCCCGGAACGTGCCAACCAGGGCTCCATGTCGGTTCTGATCGCTTCCGCCATCGGCGTGATCGCCGTGCCGCTCTGGGCCGCCCTGTCCGACCGGATCGGCCGGAAGCCGCTGTACCTGTTCGGCTCGATCGGCGGGCTGCTGTTCTTCCCGCTGTACTTCGTCATGACGGACACCGGAAGCGCCCTGCTGGCAACCCTGGCCATCATCATCGGCCTCGCGGTCTTCCACAACTCGATGTACGGCCCGCAGGCAGCCTTCTTCGCTGAGCTCTTCTCCACCAAGCTGCGCTACAGCGGCGCTTCCATGGGCTACCAGTTCGGCTCGGTCCTGGCCGGCGGCATCGCCCCGCTGGTGGCCGTGGCCCTGCTCAACGCAGGCAACGGCGAACCCGGCTGGGTAATCCTGTACTTCAGCGTCATCGGCGTGATCACCGTTGTCTCGGCCATCCTGGCACCGGAAACGGTGAAGCGGGTACGGGGCCGCCTCGAAGCGGCGGAGCGGATGGATTCCGTTGCCGCGGAGGACGCAGCTGACAAGGCCGGCGTCCGCTAG
- a CDS encoding SulP family inorganic anion transporter: MPSRAATDPDSIHPGRSRIPVLGRLTAGLRWDLPASLVVFLVAVPLSLGIAAASGAPVMAGLIAAAVGGIVAGSLGGAPLQVSGPAAGLTVIVAGLIEQFGWPVTCAITVAAGVLQVLLGMAKVGRVALAIAPVVVHAMLAGIGIIIVLQQLHVMLGAEAGEAALHNILALPDTLAVLDPQAAFLGAVVIALLVGWKYMPAAVRRVPGPLVAVVAATLLSLPFNSDVDRITFDGSLLDALSLPHLPQGEWTAIAVGVVTIALVASVESLLSAVAVDKMHHGDRTDFNRELFGQGAANVTSGMLGGLPVTGVIVRSATNVEAGARTRKSAILHGIWVLVFSLLLAGVIQLVPDAVLAGLLIMIGIRLVKVADFQTARVTGDLAVYAATLLTVVFVNLLAGVLIGLALAVLLVLWRVVRASIHAEPLGGAAEGRWRVVIDGSCTFLSLPRLSRVLAAVPPAAHVTVEPDVDYLDHPVHDTLEAWRVRHVNNGGSVDIEETGTATLHAALAGTPARGSSRSALRGGFAPWRSWQRDGLPLGTEAAGADVAEGVPAPVRSVLSGVDSYHRRHAHLLRPHVQELSTFQDPDTLFLTCADSRLVPNLITSSGPGDLFTVRNVGNVVGSDRLEPSVEASLKFAVNELSVKNVVICGHSGCGAMTALLAGPAPDQKPGDRSPEGQEERCPVESWLDHGRPSLQSFLTGHPVQVAAEQAGFGAVDQLAMVNVAVQLERLQQHGTLQDAVRRGDLHVTGLFYDIATARVLQVTPTGISHLDPLPHAGELAPA, translated from the coding sequence ATGCCCTCGCGAGCCGCCACGGATCCAGATTCCATCCACCCCGGCAGGAGCCGGATACCGGTCCTGGGCCGCCTGACAGCGGGCCTCCGGTGGGACCTGCCGGCCTCCCTCGTGGTGTTCCTCGTGGCCGTTCCGCTGTCACTCGGCATCGCGGCTGCGTCGGGCGCGCCGGTCATGGCCGGGCTGATCGCGGCCGCGGTCGGCGGCATCGTGGCAGGCAGCCTGGGCGGTGCACCGCTGCAGGTCAGCGGGCCGGCCGCCGGACTGACGGTCATCGTCGCCGGCCTCATTGAGCAGTTCGGCTGGCCCGTCACCTGCGCCATCACCGTGGCTGCCGGTGTCCTCCAGGTACTGCTTGGAATGGCCAAGGTGGGGCGGGTTGCCCTCGCCATCGCTCCGGTGGTGGTGCATGCGATGCTTGCCGGGATCGGCATCATCATCGTCCTGCAGCAGCTGCACGTCATGCTCGGCGCCGAAGCAGGCGAGGCCGCACTGCACAACATCCTGGCGCTGCCGGACACGCTCGCCGTCCTGGATCCGCAGGCCGCGTTCCTCGGGGCGGTGGTGATCGCCCTGCTCGTCGGGTGGAAGTACATGCCCGCCGCCGTCCGCCGGGTTCCCGGGCCGCTGGTCGCCGTGGTTGCCGCGACACTGCTGTCGCTGCCGTTCAATTCCGACGTCGACCGGATCACCTTTGATGGTTCGCTGCTGGACGCACTCTCCCTTCCGCACCTGCCGCAGGGGGAGTGGACCGCCATCGCGGTGGGCGTGGTCACCATCGCCCTGGTGGCGAGCGTGGAGTCGCTGCTGTCCGCGGTCGCCGTGGACAAGATGCACCACGGGGACCGGACGGACTTCAACCGTGAGCTTTTCGGCCAGGGCGCCGCCAACGTGACCTCAGGCATGCTGGGCGGCCTTCCCGTCACCGGCGTGATCGTGCGCAGTGCCACCAACGTCGAGGCCGGAGCCCGGACCCGCAAGTCCGCCATCCTCCACGGCATCTGGGTCCTCGTCTTTTCCCTGCTGCTGGCGGGAGTCATCCAGCTGGTGCCCGACGCCGTGCTTGCCGGGCTGCTTATCATGATCGGCATCCGGCTCGTGAAGGTTGCCGACTTCCAGACGGCACGGGTCACGGGTGACCTGGCCGTCTACGCCGCCACGCTGCTCACGGTGGTGTTCGTGAACCTTCTGGCCGGGGTGCTGATCGGGCTGGCGTTGGCCGTGCTGCTGGTCCTGTGGCGCGTGGTCCGCGCCAGCATCCACGCGGAGCCCCTCGGCGGAGCAGCCGAAGGCCGCTGGCGGGTGGTCATCGACGGTTCCTGCACGTTCCTTTCGCTTCCGCGCCTGAGCAGGGTGCTGGCTGCGGTGCCGCCGGCCGCCCATGTCACGGTGGAGCCCGACGTCGACTACCTCGACCACCCCGTCCACGACACCCTGGAGGCGTGGCGCGTGCGGCACGTGAACAACGGAGGCAGCGTCGACATCGAGGAAACCGGCACTGCCACGCTCCACGCGGCCTTGGCGGGAACTCCTGCGCGTGGCTCGTCGCGGTCGGCGCTGCGCGGCGGGTTCGCGCCGTGGCGGAGCTGGCAGCGGGATGGCTTGCCGCTCGGTACAGAGGCAGCCGGGGCGGACGTAGCGGAGGGCGTCCCGGCGCCCGTGCGGTCGGTGCTCAGCGGCGTGGACAGCTACCACCGCCGGCATGCCCACCTGCTCCGCCCGCACGTCCAGGAGCTGTCCACGTTCCAGGACCCGGACACCCTTTTCCTCACCTGCGCAGACTCCCGTCTGGTGCCCAACCTGATCACCAGCAGCGGCCCCGGGGATCTCTTCACGGTCCGGAACGTGGGCAACGTGGTGGGAAGTGACCGGCTTGAACCGTCGGTGGAAGCATCCCTGAAATTCGCCGTCAATGAGCTCTCGGTCAAAAACGTGGTTATCTGCGGCCATTCCGGCTGCGGCGCCATGACGGCCCTGCTCGCCGGACCCGCCCCAGACCAGAAACCGGGGGACCGCAGCCCGGAAGGGCAGGAGGAACGTTGCCCCGTGGAGTCCTGGCTGGACCACGGCCGGCCAAGCCTGCAGTCGTTCCTCACAGGCCACCCCGTCCAGGTGGCAGCGGAGCAGGCCGGATTCGGCGCGGTGGACCAGCTGGCCATGGTCAACGTGGCTGTGCAGCTGGAACGGCTGCAGCAGCACGGCACTCTGCAGGACGCCGTCCGGAGGGGTGACCTCCACGTGACGGGCCTGTTTTATGACATCGCCACGGCAAGGGTCCTGCAGGTCACGCCCACCGGCATCAGCCACCTTGATCCTTTGCCGCACGCCGGGGAGCTGGCGCCCGCCTGA
- a CDS encoding ribose-5-phosphate isomerase: MSAKLRLVIGSDDAGFEYKEALKADLEASELVESVQDVGVDATSHTPYPSVAIAAAELIAAGKADRALLVCGTGLGVAIAANKVPGVRAVTAHDSFSVERSILSNNAQVLTFGQRVVGLELARRLAKEWLTYTFDETSASAGKVTLIKDYEGVTSC; the protein is encoded by the coding sequence ATGAGCGCCAAACTGCGCCTGGTCATCGGTTCCGACGACGCCGGATTCGAGTACAAGGAAGCCCTGAAGGCGGACCTGGAGGCGTCCGAACTGGTCGAGTCCGTGCAGGACGTCGGCGTGGACGCCACCAGCCACACCCCCTACCCGTCCGTGGCCATCGCCGCCGCCGAACTCATCGCCGCCGGCAAGGCAGACCGTGCCCTGCTGGTCTGCGGCACCGGCCTCGGTGTGGCGATCGCGGCAAACAAGGTCCCCGGCGTCCGCGCCGTCACCGCCCACGACTCCTTCTCCGTCGAGCGTTCCATCCTGTCCAACAACGCCCAGGTCCTCACCTTCGGCCAGCGCGTCGTGGGCCTGGAACTCGCCCGTCGCCTGGCCAAGGAATGGCTCACCTACACCTTCGACGAAACCTCCGCCTCGGCCGGGAAGGTCACCCTGATTAAGGACTACGAAGGTGTCACTTCCTGCTAA
- a CDS encoding sugar phosphate isomerase/epimerase family protein, translated as MNATTGQGSKIGLSSYAFFWQLSDRVSRPLSIHEALERTAELGVDLFQICDYAPLETMTDEELQAVKATADSLGISLELGTKGIRPEHLRKFLHIARILGAPLLRTMFNTPGHTPTADEAVEIFTQVLPEFKAAGVRIAIETYEQVPTSRILEVVDRVGSLYLGICSDPANTVAALEMPREVIDAVAPHVLNMHIKDFAFSRKEGWVGFTYSGAPLGEGLLDYDYMVRKLQPKERNINQIVEHWLPWQDSEDETIRLENQWTQQSLDFLRSK; from the coding sequence ATGAACGCCACAACCGGGCAGGGCTCAAAAATCGGGCTCAGCAGCTACGCGTTCTTCTGGCAGCTCTCGGACCGGGTCTCCCGTCCACTGAGCATCCACGAGGCGCTGGAGCGGACCGCGGAACTGGGTGTGGACCTGTTCCAGATCTGCGACTACGCCCCGCTGGAAACCATGACCGACGAGGAACTGCAGGCCGTAAAGGCCACCGCCGACTCGCTCGGAATCAGCCTGGAGCTGGGCACCAAGGGCATCCGGCCCGAGCACCTGCGGAAGTTCCTGCACATCGCCAGGATCCTGGGCGCACCCCTGCTGCGGACCATGTTCAACACCCCCGGGCACACCCCGACTGCGGACGAGGCCGTGGAGATCTTCACCCAGGTCCTGCCCGAGTTCAAGGCGGCCGGGGTGAGGATCGCCATCGAAACCTATGAGCAGGTCCCAACCTCCCGCATCCTGGAGGTCGTGGACCGCGTCGGAAGCCTGTACCTGGGAATCTGCAGCGACCCGGCCAACACCGTGGCCGCCCTGGAGATGCCGCGTGAGGTGATCGACGCCGTCGCACCCCACGTGCTGAACATGCACATCAAAGACTTTGCGTTCAGCCGCAAAGAGGGGTGGGTCGGGTTCACGTACTCCGGCGCGCCGCTCGGGGAAGGACTCCTGGACTACGACTACATGGTCCGGAAGCTTCAGCCCAAAGAAAGAAACATCAACCAGATCGTCGAACACTGGCTGCCATGGCAGGACTCCGAGGACGAAACCATCCGCCTCGAAAACCAGTGGACCCAGCAAAGCCTCGATTTCCTAAGGAGCAAATGA
- a CDS encoding triose-phosphate isomerase family protein: MSLPANPATGSSRPHAKGPSAIIGVSLKMYFGYERTLDWCRDVARIASAHPAVRSGDIELFALPAHPVLPECARILSAAGAAAGAQDIFWEDEGAFTGEVSGKMVAETGGRYAEVGHAERRRIFGEDDDVIGLKTAAAYRNGLTPVLCVGEPGRGTAADAIKHCIREIDGVLNRAESLARAGRTIVAYEPQWAIGAPEPASPEYISEVITGLDAHLRSREGQADSRVIYGGSAGPGLISQLGPAVTGLFLGRFAHNPAAVKDILDETAARLGLLEPAGGRA; this comes from the coding sequence GTGTCACTTCCTGCTAACCCCGCCACCGGTTCATCCCGGCCGCACGCCAAGGGGCCCAGTGCCATCATCGGCGTGAGCCTGAAGATGTACTTCGGCTACGAACGCACCCTGGACTGGTGCCGGGACGTGGCCCGGATAGCCTCGGCCCACCCGGCCGTGCGCAGTGGGGACATTGAACTGTTCGCCCTGCCGGCCCACCCGGTCCTGCCCGAGTGCGCGCGGATCCTCTCCGCCGCCGGGGCAGCCGCGGGCGCCCAGGACATCTTCTGGGAGGACGAGGGCGCCTTCACCGGCGAGGTCAGCGGCAAGATGGTCGCCGAAACCGGCGGCCGGTACGCCGAGGTGGGCCACGCCGAACGGCGCCGCATCTTCGGCGAGGACGACGACGTGATCGGGCTCAAGACCGCTGCGGCCTACCGCAACGGCCTCACCCCGGTGCTGTGCGTGGGCGAACCCGGCCGCGGTACCGCGGCAGACGCCATCAAGCACTGCATCCGCGAAATCGACGGCGTCCTGAACCGGGCTGAAAGCCTCGCCCGCGCCGGCCGGACCATCGTGGCATACGAACCGCAGTGGGCCATCGGCGCCCCCGAGCCCGCCTCCCCGGAGTACATCAGCGAAGTCATCACCGGACTCGACGCCCACCTGCGCAGCCGCGAAGGCCAGGCGGACAGCAGGGTCATCTACGGCGGCAGCGCCGGCCCCGGCCTGATCAGCCAGCTCGGCCCCGCCGTCACCGGACTGTTCCTGGGCCGCTTCGCCCACAACCCGGCAGCCGTGAAGGACATCCTGGACGAAACCGCGGCACGCCTCGGGCTCCTGGAACCTGCAGGGGGCCGGGCATGA